One region of Eleutherodactylus coqui strain aEleCoq1 chromosome 5, aEleCoq1.hap1, whole genome shotgun sequence genomic DNA includes:
- the LOC136627286 gene encoding zinc finger protein ZFP2-like, which yields MDKEQNEITEILLNAALEIIYLLTGEDYTAVKTSADSVTPIIHLQESGGWSRTPGPITEPPPHPLTNKEKILELTKKMTELLTGEVPIRCQDVTVYFSMEEWEYIGGHWDLYKDAMMEDHRPLTSPENHLEGNFVSSVNYKVEDEDIPPLSSGENLMTLEVHPGLHSTDLYRNPNNQMEPSHRPPIVTPSTGLEGGERFPCDNPFTNSSDLVRDEIIHVREKPYFCSECGKWFTQKSDLVTHERIHTGEKPYSSLECGQYFAEELSLVRHERNKAYSCEECGKCFPKKSRLVRHERSHTGEKPYPCSICGKCFTVKSSLVVHERLHTGEKPFSCSECGKCFTVHTHLVRHERIHTGEKPYSCSECGKCFTDKSNLVTHERSHIGEKPYSYSCSECGKFFTDKSNLVRHERIHTGEKPYSCPECQKCFIQKSELVAHQRIHTGEKPYPCSLCGKCFTSKSTLVIHLRNHTGQKPYSCSECGKSFVKKSTLVTHERIHTGVKPYSCSLCGKSFTDKSNLVEHQRSHTGEKPYSCSECGKSFTHKANLIKHGRNHTGEKP from the exons atggacAAGGAGCAGAATGAGATTACGGAGATCCTACTGAACGCCGccttggagatcatctacctgctgaccggagag GATTACACCGCAGTGAAGACATCCGCTGACTctgtgactcccatcatccatctccaggagtcaggaggatggagccggACCCCGGGCCCCATCACAGAGCCTCCCCCGCACCCCCTGACCAATAAGGAGAAGATCCTAGAGCTCACCAAGAAGATGACagagctgctgaccggagag gttcctataaggtgtcaggatgtcaccgtctatttctccatggaggagtgggagtatataggaggacactgggatctgtacaaggacgccatgatggaggaccaccggcCGCTCACATCACCGG AAAATCACTTGGAGGGAAACTTTGTGTCATCGGTAAATTATAAAGTAGAGGATGAAGATATCCCACCGCTCTCCTCAGGAGAAAACCTCATGACCCTTGAAGTACATCCAGGACTTCACAGTACTGATCTGTACCGTAATCCCAATAATCAGATGGAACCTTCTCACCGACCACCGATTGTTACCCCAAGTACAGGTCTGGAAGGGGGCGAAAGGTTTCCATGTGATAATCCGTTCACCAATAGCTCAGATCTTGTAAGAGACGAAATAATTCATGTAAGAGAGAAGCCGTActtctgttcagaatgtgggaagtggttTACCCAGAAATCAGATCTGGTTACACATGAGAGaatccacacaggagagaaaccgtattCAAGTTTAGAATGTGGGCAATACTTTGCAGAAGAATTAAGtcttgttagacatgagagaaATAAGGCATATTCCTGTgaagaatgtgggaaatgttttcctaAGAAATCAAGGCTAGTtagacatgagagaagtcacacggGTGAGAAGCCATATCCATGTTCAatatgtggtaaatgttttactgtgaaatcaagtcttgttgtACATGAGcgacttcacacaggagagaagccgttctcctgctcagaatgtggaaaatgctttacaGTTCAtacacatcttgttagacatgagagaattcacacaggagagaaaccgtattcatgttcagaatgtgggaaatgttttacagataaatcaaatcttgttacacatgaAAGAAGTCacataggagagaagccgtattcatattcatgttcagaatgtgggaaattttttacagataaatcaaatcttgttagacatgagagaatccacacaggagagaagccatattcatgcccTGAATGTCAAAAATGTTTTATCCAGAAATCAGAGCTggttgcacatcagagaattcacacaggggagaagccttaTCCATGCTCATTgtgcgggaaatgttttactagtaAATCAACTCTTGTTATACATCTGAGAAATCACACAGGGCAGAAGccctattcatgttcagaatgtgggaaatctttcgtAAAGAAATCAACGCTGGTAACAcacgagagaattcacacaggagtgaagccgtattcatgctcactgtgtgggaaaagttttacagataaatcaaatcttgttgaacatcagagaagtcacacaggagagaagccgtattcatgttcagagtgtgggaaaagttttacccACAAAGCAAATCTTATTAAACATGGGAGAAACCACACGGGCGAGAAGCCAtag